A DNA window from Candidatus Binataceae bacterium contains the following coding sequences:
- a CDS encoding Ig-like domain-containing protein — protein sequence MTVGSASNVGNEITITAPSNGQTVSGSAVAVNVTLGPDVYSDQLVVDGALVTSGKGNFTWNSTAVGNGQHVLTVNVFQQGGSSAIGTAWVGVNVSNASGTPAPTPTATATPGSLPQTITISSPASGATISANTTVADNDSTSQCGGLAWYDSLYVDGNHVTDCGFSSCVFSPTAYPIGAHTIAIHAHTANNPTGYECATSQKLSVTVSGSAATPTPAGTPTPAPSATPTPSGAGFVTMLPPVSSGQPLSGITGDASAIISGIYNALSYPLQSYGNYNDPNGTMGTGGTVAVCCGPLLDDRQAASLVMLTAETNVASSGGDADNAYYQNYVLASTSNQSNYLSQLNAVNSGWGTGPMAAVMTRVDGMCPIQNPTTAEIIQWAANKWGFNPKYGYAEACDEGDWNNTTLGDNGTSSGLFSVADRGVNHGWGPLVSANSNLARENTCYNADFFFATRWAAFHSAVQGAALSISGEAPPYHMADTVESWYSGGASDCPGGSDCGYQQMIYSDIISGWQNAGDPNNGTNPPCWYMGKYYFNSAIPTAASAGTIPHE from the coding sequence GTGACCGTTGGATCGGCGTCCAACGTCGGCAACGAGATAACGATTACCGCGCCATCTAACGGCCAGACTGTCAGCGGGTCGGCAGTGGCCGTAAATGTGACTTTGGGACCCGACGTCTATTCGGACCAACTGGTGGTCGATGGGGCCCTGGTTACGTCGGGCAAGGGCAATTTCACCTGGAATTCGACCGCAGTCGGCAACGGGCAGCACGTCCTCACGGTGAACGTGTTTCAGCAAGGCGGTTCGAGCGCTATCGGAACCGCCTGGGTCGGGGTCAACGTAAGCAACGCGTCAGGCACGCCGGCCCCTACACCGACGGCCACAGCGACGCCAGGCTCGTTGCCGCAGACAATCACGATCAGTTCGCCCGCAAGCGGTGCGACTATCTCGGCTAACACTACGGTCGCCGATAATGATTCGACCTCGCAGTGCGGCGGACTCGCCTGGTACGACTCGCTTTACGTGGACGGCAATCATGTAACGGACTGCGGCTTCAGCAGTTGCGTGTTTTCGCCAACCGCATATCCGATCGGCGCTCATACGATCGCGATCCACGCGCATACCGCCAACAATCCTACCGGCTACGAATGTGCGACCAGCCAGAAGCTCAGCGTAACGGTTTCGGGTTCAGCGGCGACTCCCACGCCCGCCGGTACGCCGACTCCCGCGCCAAGCGCGACTCCGACCCCGAGCGGGGCGGGCTTCGTTACTATGCTGCCGCCTGTTTCTTCGGGTCAGCCGCTCTCGGGCATAACCGGAGACGCGAGCGCGATCATCTCGGGCATCTACAACGCCCTGTCCTATCCGTTACAGTCCTACGGCAACTACAACGATCCGAACGGCACGATGGGCACGGGAGGAACCGTAGCTGTCTGCTGCGGACCCTTGCTCGACGATCGCCAGGCGGCGTCGCTGGTGATGCTCACTGCGGAAACCAACGTCGCCAGCTCGGGCGGTGATGCGGACAACGCCTACTATCAGAATTACGTTCTTGCGAGCACTTCGAACCAATCTAACTATTTAAGCCAGCTCAACGCGGTGAACAGCGGATGGGGGACGGGGCCGATGGCCGCCGTGATGACACGGGTGGACGGCATGTGCCCGATCCAGAACCCGACCACGGCCGAGATCATCCAATGGGCGGCGAACAAATGGGGGTTCAATCCCAAGTACGGTTACGCCGAAGCGTGCGACGAGGGAGATTGGAACAACACCACGCTTGGCGATAACGGGACGAGCTCGGGTCTTTTCTCGGTCGCCGATCGCGGAGTGAACCATGGATGGGGGCCCCTGGTTTCGGCCAATTCGAATCTCGCGCGCGAGAACACCTGCTACAACGCGGACTTCTTTTTCGCCACCAGGTGGGCCGCGTTTCATTCCGCCGTGCAGGGGGCCGCTCTTTCAATCAGCGGCGAGGCGCCGCCCTACCACATGGCAGACACGGTTGAGTCCTGGTACTCGGGCGGAGCCAGCGATTGCCCGGGTGGAAGCGACTGCGGTTATCAGCAGATGATCTATTCCGACATCATCTCGGGCTGGCAGAACGCCGGCGACCCGAACAACGGCACCAATCCGCCTTGCTGGTATATGGGCAAGTATTATTTCAATTCGGCTATTCCAACGGCGGCATCGGCGGGAACGATACCGCACGAGTAG
- a CDS encoding threonine dehydratase: protein MRLPGRDELFAAAATVHAALAPTAQIRWPLLGARAGTEVWVKHENHGSVGAFKLRGGIVYIDGLARAAHPPSGLIAATRGTHGQSIAYAAARVGMRTTIVVPHRNSREKNAAMRALGAELIEHGRDFQEALEFAERTAAERGLLMVPSFDPALVSGVASYALEFFGAVADLDTVYVPIGLGSGICGMIAAREALGLSTRIVGVVAENAPAYALSFAAGRVVTTASAETIADGVACRIPREDALEIINRWAERIVTVSEAEIAAAMRFYFSDTHNVAEGAGAAPLAALLKERRAMERRRVGLVLSGGNVDREVYARVLAEE, encoded by the coding sequence ATGAGGCTCCCGGGGCGCGACGAGCTTTTCGCCGCGGCCGCGACGGTTCACGCCGCGCTTGCGCCCACGGCGCAAATCCGCTGGCCGCTGCTCGGCGCACGCGCCGGCACCGAAGTCTGGGTCAAGCACGAAAACCACGGCTCCGTCGGCGCCTTCAAGCTGCGCGGCGGAATCGTTTATATCGACGGGCTTGCGCGCGCGGCGCATCCGCCGTCCGGACTTATCGCGGCGACCCGCGGCACTCACGGCCAGAGCATCGCATATGCGGCGGCGCGGGTCGGGATGCGCACGACTATCGTCGTGCCGCATCGCAACAGCCGCGAGAAGAACGCGGCGATGCGCGCGCTCGGCGCGGAACTGATCGAGCACGGTCGCGACTTCCAGGAGGCACTCGAATTCGCCGAGCGCACGGCCGCCGAACGGGGCCTGCTCATGGTGCCTTCGTTCGATCCGGCGCTGGTGAGCGGCGTCGCGAGCTACGCGCTCGAGTTCTTCGGCGCGGTCGCCGATCTCGACACGGTTTACGTGCCGATCGGCCTGGGGTCGGGAATCTGCGGGATGATCGCGGCGCGCGAGGCGCTCGGACTTTCGACGAGGATCGTTGGCGTGGTGGCCGAGAATGCGCCCGCTTACGCGCTTTCGTTCGCGGCCGGCCGCGTGGTCACGACCGCGTCGGCCGAGACCATTGCCGACGGCGTCGCGTGCCGCATCCCGCGGGAGGATGCGCTCGAGATTATCAACCGATGGGCCGAGCGGATCGTGACAGTGAGCGAGGCGGAGATCGCCGCGGCGATGCGCTTTTACTTCAGCGACACGCACAACGTGGCCGAGGGCGCGGGCGCCGCGCCGCTCGCGGCGCTGCTCAAGGAGCGCCGCGCGATGGAGCGCCGGCGGGTGGGGCTGGTGCTGAGCGGCGGCAACGTCGATCGGGAAGTGTACGCGCGCGTGCTGGCAGAGGAATGA
- a CDS encoding alpha/beta hydrolase has protein sequence MPTVRTTSLAANINLYYESRGSGEPLLMIMGLGGSALGWDPALIEDLARSCRTVIFDNRGTGRSDQPDEEYSIEGMAADAAALLDAIGIERAHLFGVSMGGMIAQEFALRYPARVQTLALGCTTAGGRNAVPAPPDSMAILSAPRNGLSDADLIRRAWPISYPASYLQSHRAELEAAIVRVLAHPTPAFAYKRQLAATFKFNTYDRLAQIAAPTLVITGTDDALLPAANSEIIAARIPGAKLSLIHNAGHMFFNQERETLARQLVALMQAHPMSPPGRGA, from the coding sequence ATGCCTACCGTCCGAACCACCAGCCTGGCCGCCAACATCAACCTCTATTACGAAAGCCGCGGCAGCGGCGAGCCGCTGCTGATGATCATGGGGCTCGGCGGCAGCGCGCTGGGATGGGATCCCGCGCTGATCGAAGATCTCGCGCGATCCTGCCGCACCGTCATCTTCGACAATCGCGGCACCGGGCGCAGCGACCAGCCGGACGAGGAATATTCGATCGAAGGGATGGCCGCCGACGCCGCCGCGCTGCTCGACGCGATCGGAATCGAGCGCGCGCACCTGTTCGGCGTCTCGATGGGCGGGATGATCGCGCAGGAATTCGCCCTGCGCTATCCGGCGCGCGTGCAGACGCTCGCGCTCGGATGCACCACCGCGGGCGGACGCAACGCGGTGCCCGCGCCGCCCGACTCGATGGCGATCCTGAGCGCGCCGCGCAACGGCCTCTCCGACGCCGACCTCATCCGCCGCGCCTGGCCGATCAGCTATCCCGCATCCTACCTGCAAAGCCATCGCGCCGAACTCGAGGCCGCAATCGTCCGCGTGCTCGCCCATCCCACGCCGGCGTTCGCCTACAAGCGCCAGCTCGCCGCGACCTTCAAGTTCAACACCTACGATCGCCTGGCGCAGATCGCCGCGCCGACGCTGGTCATCACCGGCACCGACGACGCGCTGCTGCCCGCAGCCAACTCGGAAATCATCGCCGCGCGCATCCCGGGCGCAAAGCTGAGTCTCATTCACAACGCCGGCCACATGTTCTTCAACCAGGAACGCGAGACGCTCGCGCGCCAACTCGTGGCATTGATGCAGGCGCATCCGATGAGCCCGCCGGGGCGAGGCGCATGA
- a CDS encoding glycosyltransferase produces MTIDLSVILPVMNERDNLRALLPRLREIAETFHLKYEIIVIDGGSTDGTRETAAELGARVVPERRRGYAGALTTGFAEARGAYLLTLDADMSHDPAFVAKMWRARERADIVIASRYVRGGVAYTDLSRRLSSYVLNGFLRRVLSVPIGDLSSGFRLYRREAVESLELTSRNFEVQEEVLVKAWAQGFSVTEIPFTYFPREAGRSHARMLRFGMDILRATFSLWRLRNSINSADYDERAFYSIVPLQRYWQRKRHSITVAWTRNAGRILDAGCGSSIIIQSLNNAVGMDYSHNKVRFLRRYGIPLVRGSAFALPFRAASFDCVISSQVIEHIPYDEVLFSELKRVLRPGGMLVIGTPDYDTIGWRTIEPLYGVLQPGGYKDEHITHYTRERLTEILKRHGFIYEEHAYVLRSELIMRFRKPEAESAPLDAPAPMRAAIA; encoded by the coding sequence ATGACTATCGACCTCTCGGTGATCCTGCCGGTGATGAACGAGCGCGATAATCTGCGCGCCCTGCTTCCGCGGCTCCGCGAAATCGCCGAAACGTTCCATCTCAAATATGAAATTATCGTGATCGACGGCGGCTCGACCGACGGCACGCGCGAGACCGCCGCCGAACTAGGCGCCCGCGTGGTGCCCGAGCGCCGCCGCGGTTACGCCGGCGCGCTGACCACCGGTTTCGCCGAGGCGCGGGGCGCTTACCTGTTGACGCTCGACGCCGACATGTCGCACGACCCGGCCTTCGTGGCCAAGATGTGGCGGGCGCGCGAGCGTGCCGACATCGTGATCGCCTCGCGCTACGTGCGCGGCGGCGTCGCCTACACCGATCTGAGCCGGCGCCTTTCGAGCTACGTGCTGAACGGGTTTCTCCGCCGCGTGCTGAGCGTGCCGATCGGCGATCTCTCCAGCGGGTTTCGCCTCTACCGGCGCGAAGCGGTCGAGAGCCTGGAGCTGACCAGCCGCAACTTCGAGGTCCAGGAGGAAGTGCTGGTCAAGGCCTGGGCCCAGGGCTTCAGCGTGACCGAGATCCCGTTCACCTATTTTCCGCGCGAGGCCGGGCGCTCGCACGCGCGGATGCTGCGCTTCGGGATGGACATCCTGCGCGCAACCTTTTCGCTCTGGCGCCTGCGCAACTCGATCAACTCGGCCGACTACGACGAGCGCGCCTTTTACAGCATCGTCCCGCTGCAGCGCTACTGGCAGCGCAAGCGCCACTCGATCACCGTCGCGTGGACGCGCAACGCCGGCCGCATCCTCGACGCCGGCTGCGGCTCGAGTATCATCATCCAGAGCCTCAACAATGCGGTCGGGATGGACTACAGCCACAACAAGGTGCGCTTCCTGCGCCGCTACGGCATTCCGCTGGTGCGCGGCTCGGCTTTCGCGCTGCCGTTTCGCGCCGCGAGCTTCGATTGCGTGATCAGCTCGCAGGTGATCGAGCACATCCCCTACGACGAGGTCCTGTTCAGCGAGTTGAAGCGCGTGCTGCGCCCGGGCGGGATGCTGGTGATCGGCACGCCCGACTACGACACGATCGGATGGCGCACGATCGAGCCGCTCTACGGTGTGCTGCAGCCCGGCGGCTACAAGGACGAGCACATCACCCACTACACGCGCGAACGCCTGACCGAGATCCTCAAGCGCCACGGCTTCATCTACGAAGAGCACGCCTACGTTCTGAGGAGCGAGCTGATCATGCGCTTTCGCAAGCCCGAGGCCGAAAGCGCACCGCTCGACGCGCCGGCGCCGATGCGCGCGGCCATCGCCTGA
- a CDS encoding D-alanyl-D-alanine carboxypeptidase family protein gives MEARFIFRFKPVIVGLAAAAAIAAMLAFAAPPAAAARRARRAQAEAPSAVPLEQIHVFGDRPAPFGLDAKAAIMIDARSGATLYAYNEHVKIQPASLAKLMTFYLVLKALHQGRLTTDTMVTVSEKAWRLSMNSTVSRMFLQVGQKVSVNDLLYGLMVSSGNDAAVALAEYLGGSTDAFTEQMNQQARELGLDETHFSNPDGLPVPEMYTTAFDMVKLGRAIVRRFPDAITYTSAKDFTFDKIHQPNFNALLFYDARVNGLKTGHVEEAGYHLVASAHANGMELISAVLGTPSATARRVETEKLVDWAFRAFSSVQPDWHKTLPGEVRVYEGSVDTVVVAPAEVPSVTVEHGQEGKVTLSGSFSPKYPVAPIAKGQQLGTLVLMVDGKPQSTIPMLATAPVGRGGLVKRLIDRLRLRL, from the coding sequence ATGGAAGCGCGTTTCATTTTCCGATTCAAACCGGTGATCGTTGGGCTGGCGGCGGCTGCGGCGATAGCGGCGATGCTCGCGTTCGCTGCCCCGCCCGCCGCTGCGGCGCGCCGCGCGCGGCGCGCGCAGGCGGAGGCGCCGTCGGCGGTCCCGCTCGAACAGATTCACGTCTTCGGCGATCGCCCGGCGCCCTTCGGGCTCGACGCCAAAGCGGCGATAATGATCGACGCCCGTTCGGGCGCGACGCTTTACGCCTACAACGAGCACGTCAAAATCCAGCCCGCGAGCCTGGCCAAGCTGATGACCTTCTACCTGGTGCTCAAGGCGCTCCATCAGGGCCGGCTCACCACCGACACGATGGTCACGGTGAGCGAGAAGGCGTGGCGGCTTTCGATGAACAGCACGGTGTCGCGGATGTTCCTGCAGGTCGGCCAGAAGGTTTCGGTGAACGACCTGTTGTACGGCCTGATGGTTTCCTCGGGCAACGACGCCGCGGTCGCGCTGGCCGAGTATCTCGGCGGATCGACCGACGCTTTCACCGAGCAGATGAATCAGCAGGCCAGGGAGCTCGGGCTCGACGAGACCCACTTCTCGAACCCCGACGGATTGCCGGTGCCGGAGATGTACACCACCGCCTTCGACATGGTGAAACTCGGCCGCGCGATCGTCCGCCGCTTTCCCGACGCGATCACTTACACCTCGGCCAAGGACTTCACCTTCGACAAAATCCATCAGCCCAACTTCAACGCCCTGCTCTTCTATGACGCGCGGGTCAACGGGCTCAAGACCGGCCACGTCGAAGAGGCCGGCTATCATCTGGTCGCAAGCGCGCACGCCAACGGGATGGAACTGATCTCGGCGGTGCTCGGCACGCCGTCGGCGACCGCGCGCCGCGTCGAGACCGAAAAGCTCGTCGATTGGGCCTTCCGCGCGTTCTCGAGCGTGCAGCCCGACTGGCACAAGACGTTGCCCGGCGAGGTGCGCGTGTATGAAGGCTCGGTGGATACCGTAGTCGTGGCGCCCGCCGAGGTTCCCTCCGTCACGGTCGAGCACGGCCAGGAAGGCAAGGTGACGCTCAGCGGATCGTTCAGCCCCAAGTACCCGGTCGCGCCGATCGCCAAAGGGCAGCAGCTCGGGACGCTCGTCCTGATGGTGGACGGGAAGCCGCAATCGACGATACCGATGCTCGCGACGGCGCCGGTTGGGCGCGGCGGATTGGTCAAGCGGCTGATCGACCGGCTGCGCCTGCGGCTCTAG
- a CDS encoding LLM class flavin-dependent oxidoreductase, with translation MPVRLIGMIGVAPPHGATVHVIKGGISAAYLTDFARAHERSGFDMVLVGYTSSSAEGFNVAMYAAMRTERLAYLIAHRPGLVAPTLAARKVATFDVLTEGRMALHIIAGLSDEEQRSEGDFLPKQDRYRRGSEYLEIMRRTWTAEAPFDFAGAFYNVRGAIADVKPYQKPHPLIFFGGSSEGALAMGAEHCDVFALFGEPLDETRERIADFRRRAAAFGRAPTFNISFRPIVAEREDAAWDKARAILREIERGGPPTHPADQSGRRLMALAARADVHDERLWMPIARATGALGNTSCLVGTPEQVAGAILKYYRLGVASFLIRGFDPYNDTIEFGRELIPRIRAGAAEIDREATAAA, from the coding sequence ATGCCGGTCAGGCTGATTGGAATGATTGGCGTGGCGCCCCCGCATGGCGCCACCGTTCACGTGATCAAGGGCGGAATCTCGGCCGCCTATCTCACCGATTTCGCGCGCGCCCACGAGCGCTCCGGCTTCGACATGGTGCTGGTCGGCTATACCTCGTCGTCGGCCGAGGGCTTCAACGTCGCGATGTACGCGGCGATGCGCACCGAGCGGCTGGCCTATCTTATCGCGCATCGCCCCGGCCTGGTCGCGCCGACGCTCGCTGCGCGCAAGGTCGCGACCTTCGACGTCCTGACCGAGGGCCGGATGGCGCTGCACATCATCGCCGGGCTGAGCGACGAGGAGCAGCGGAGCGAGGGCGATTTTCTGCCCAAGCAGGATCGCTACCGGCGCGGCTCGGAGTACCTGGAAATCATGCGCCGGACGTGGACCGCGGAGGCGCCGTTCGACTTCGCCGGAGCCTTCTACAACGTGCGCGGCGCGATCGCGGACGTCAAACCTTATCAGAAACCCCACCCGCTGATTTTCTTCGGCGGCTCCTCCGAAGGGGCGCTGGCGATGGGCGCGGAGCACTGCGACGTCTTCGCGCTGTTCGGCGAGCCGCTTGACGAAACGCGCGAGCGGATCGCCGACTTCCGCCGGCGCGCCGCGGCTTTCGGCCGCGCGCCCACCTTCAACATCTCGTTCCGGCCGATCGTCGCCGAGCGCGAGGACGCGGCGTGGGACAAGGCGCGCGCCATCCTGCGCGAGATCGAGCGCGGCGGGCCGCCAACGCATCCGGCCGATCAGTCGGGGCGGCGCCTGATGGCGCTCGCGGCGCGCGCCGACGTGCATGACGAGCGGCTGTGGATGCCGATCGCGCGGGCCACCGGCGCGCTCGGCAACACTTCATGCCTGGTCGGCACGCCGGAGCAGGTCGCCGGCGCGATCCTGAAGTACTACCGGCTCGGCGTCGCCTCGTTCCTGATTCGCGGCTTCGATCCGTACAACGACACCATCGAATTCGGCCGCGAGCTGATTCCGCGAATCAGGGCGGGCGCGGCGGAAATCGATCGCGAAGCAACCGCCGCCGCATAA
- a CDS encoding DUF3443 family protein, translating to MIRGREFRLAIVTMLAAAMLLFRGLSGVDAANAQVEAAKTNPNVMSAYVSAGPYGEYFNGPFTSVTICESGTANCQTLHAILIDTGSSGLRIFGALNHLRLTPLTASDGSRIAECMPFGSLTTWGRVAYADVKLGGEPVISNLPIQLINPNFPTIPAACTGGAPVAQSPTQLGYNGILGVGLWGPDCGDVCTAPGPQNPSMYYRCKGGACSVASLANDKQVQNPVALLPEDNNGVVLKLPSIPSTGAPAVMGKLVLGINTRRNNRLAGAFVYRTDGAGNIATTFNDATMDGFFDTGSNALFFDSGAIPQCDPSLAPGFYCPADGLVLGAINTGRDGSASGEVFFNVANALALAGTGNKAFSNVAGTFGGSFFDFGLPFFFGRNVFTGIEGQTTPGAGTGPFFAY from the coding sequence ATGATACGTGGTCGGGAGTTCAGGCTTGCGATCGTAACGATGCTCGCGGCGGCGATGCTGTTGTTTCGCGGCCTGTCCGGTGTGGATGCGGCCAACGCGCAGGTCGAAGCGGCCAAGACCAATCCCAACGTGATGAGCGCGTACGTATCGGCGGGGCCGTACGGCGAATACTTCAACGGCCCGTTCACTTCGGTCACGATTTGCGAGAGCGGCACGGCCAATTGCCAGACGCTCCACGCCATCCTGATCGACACCGGCTCTTCGGGGCTCCGAATCTTCGGCGCGCTCAACCATCTCCGGCTGACGCCGCTGACCGCGTCCGACGGCAGCCGGATCGCGGAGTGCATGCCGTTCGGCTCGCTTACGACCTGGGGCCGCGTCGCGTATGCGGACGTGAAGCTCGGCGGCGAGCCGGTGATCTCGAACCTGCCGATTCAGCTGATCAACCCGAACTTCCCGACGATTCCGGCGGCCTGCACCGGCGGTGCGCCGGTGGCGCAGAGCCCCACGCAACTCGGCTACAACGGCATCCTCGGCGTGGGCTTGTGGGGCCCCGACTGCGGCGACGTCTGCACCGCGCCGGGGCCGCAGAATCCCTCGATGTACTATCGGTGTAAGGGTGGCGCCTGCAGCGTCGCGTCGCTCGCGAACGACAAGCAGGTGCAGAACCCGGTGGCGCTCTTGCCCGAGGATAACAACGGCGTGGTGCTCAAGCTGCCGTCGATTCCGTCCACCGGCGCGCCGGCGGTGATGGGCAAGCTCGTGCTCGGCATCAACACCCGCCGCAACAACCGCCTGGCCGGAGCGTTCGTTTACCGGACCGACGGCGCCGGCAATATCGCGACGACTTTCAACGACGCGACGATGGACGGCTTCTTCGACACCGGCTCCAACGCGCTGTTCTTCGACAGCGGCGCGATTCCGCAGTGCGATCCGTCGCTGGCGCCGGGCTTCTATTGTCCGGCGGACGGGCTGGTGCTCGGCGCGATCAACACCGGGCGCGACGGCAGCGCGAGCGGCGAGGTCTTTTTCAACGTAGCCAACGCGCTTGCGCTCGCGGGGACCGGCAACAAGGCCTTCTCCAATGTGGCGGGGACCTTCGGCGGCAGCTTTTTCGACTTCGGCCTGCCGTTCTTTTTCGGCCGCAACGTGTTCACGGGAATCGAGGGACAGACCACGCCCGGCGCGGGGACGGGCCCGTTCTTCGCCTACTGA
- a CDS encoding DUF2844 domain-containing protein yields the protein MLFVGASPSIARAALGASADSIAADAASLVAPGPSRVARPAPNAPSVSAYTVARMKTASGIAVNEFIGPDGKVFAVTWRGRRPPDLSVLLGSYFAQYRDAANAGVLAAHGLHHASVRGTDVAVETAGHMRDMWGRAWLPAMLPPGVEPSEIR from the coding sequence ATGCTCTTTGTCGGAGCCTCGCCGAGCATCGCACGCGCCGCCCTCGGTGCTTCCGCCGACTCGATCGCCGCTGACGCAGCCTCGCTCGTCGCGCCCGGCCCAAGCCGCGTCGCGCGTCCGGCGCCGAACGCGCCGTCGGTCAGCGCCTACACGGTCGCGCGGATGAAGACGGCCAGCGGAATCGCGGTTAACGAATTCATCGGCCCTGACGGAAAGGTCTTCGCGGTGACCTGGCGTGGGCGCCGGCCGCCCGATCTTTCGGTCCTGCTTGGATCGTATTTCGCGCAGTACCGGGACGCGGCCAACGCCGGCGTGCTTGCGGCGCACGGACTCCATCATGCATCCGTGCGCGGGACCGACGTGGCGGTCGAGACGGCAGGTCACATGCGCGACATGTGGGGACGCGCGTGGCTGCCCGCGATGCTCCCGCCCGGCGTCGAGCCCTCGGAGATACGATGA
- a CDS encoding molybdopterin-dependent oxidoreductase — translation MSDKISVIRRSWRYASVPVAIGASLVALLTAEMFARRRKSRIRFYSGAAGGWGSARAVADEVLRERIPFKGPRLLLHQNKSDGFACVSCAWAKPKFRPLEFCENGAKATLWENDPKRATPEFFSRHRVRTLLAWTDHSLEAQGRLTHPFRWDKDSDRYLRVSWEQAFEGIGAILSKTDPESAVFYASGRASLDTAYLYSLLARLYGCNNLPDCSNMCHESTSVALPESIGVPVGTVRLEDFAQTDCIFFFGQNVGSNSSTPHGDSAGGERAPQVRTVHRGGDCQGYAALQSAGGLGWLGRRLQLDPRRDRGDVS, via the coding sequence ATGTCAGACAAAATAAGTGTGATCAGGCGAAGTTGGCGTTATGCATCCGTTCCGGTGGCGATAGGAGCTTCGCTGGTTGCTCTACTCACCGCTGAGATGTTCGCGCGCAGACGTAAGTCGCGGATTCGATTCTATAGCGGAGCGGCCGGGGGATGGGGTTCCGCAAGAGCGGTAGCCGATGAAGTGCTGCGCGAAAGAATTCCCTTCAAGGGTCCTCGTCTTTTGCTGCACCAGAACAAAAGCGACGGATTCGCCTGCGTCAGTTGCGCTTGGGCGAAACCGAAATTTCGGCCGCTGGAATTTTGCGAAAATGGCGCAAAGGCGACTCTGTGGGAGAATGATCCGAAGCGAGCGACGCCTGAGTTCTTTTCTCGCCATCGTGTACGAACGCTGCTCGCCTGGACTGACCATAGTCTTGAAGCGCAAGGCCGCCTGACGCATCCCTTTCGGTGGGACAAGGACAGCGACAGATATCTGCGCGTCTCATGGGAACAGGCCTTTGAGGGGATTGGCGCGATCTTGAGCAAAACCGATCCTGAATCGGCGGTGTTCTACGCTTCAGGGCGGGCCTCACTCGACACGGCCTACCTGTACTCGCTGCTCGCGCGCCTTTATGGCTGCAACAATCTGCCCGATTGCTCCAACATGTGCCACGAAAGCACATCGGTCGCGCTTCCCGAGAGTATCGGCGTTCCCGTCGGCACCGTGAGGCTTGAAGATTTCGCTCAGACAGACTGCATCTTTTTTTTCGGTCAGAACGTAGGCAGCAACAGTTCCACGCCTCACGGGGATTCAGCCGGCGGCGAGCGAGCACCTCAGGTCCGAACCGTTCATCGTGGCGGGGATTGCCAAGGCTACGCTGCACTCCAATCCGCAGGTGGATTGGGATGGTTGGGTCGGCGACTACAACTTGATCCGCGACGCGATCGAGGCGACGTATCCTGA
- a CDS encoding molybdopterin dinucleotide binding domain-containing protein — MIRDAIEATYPENFSDFNRRIRQPGGFPRQVAARERRWNTKTGKANLIVPKDLPKNLREDPDMSAPRADVLRMITLRSNDQFNTTVYGYDDRFRGIRGTRSVVMMNRSDVLRLGLREGDAVELSTVSDDGVDRRLAGLKVVQYNIPEGCVATYYPEANVLIPLWHHAERSKVPAAKSVPVRIAPVPVGRLMGEPSGAHSI; from the coding sequence TTGATCCGCGACGCGATCGAGGCGACGTATCCTGAGAACTTTTCGGACTTTAACCGGAGGATCCGCCAGCCAGGAGGTTTTCCGCGGCAGGTGGCGGCGCGGGAGCGCCGATGGAATACGAAAACCGGCAAGGCGAACCTCATCGTTCCGAAAGATTTGCCGAAAAACTTGCGCGAGGATCCAGATATGAGTGCGCCTCGCGCTGATGTGCTTCGCATGATCACCTTACGAAGCAATGATCAGTTCAATACAACGGTTTATGGATATGATGATCGTTTCCGCGGGATTCGTGGCACGCGCAGCGTCGTCATGATGAATCGGAGCGACGTCTTGCGTCTTGGTCTTCGCGAGGGCGACGCCGTCGAGCTGTCCACGGTCAGCGACGACGGCGTCGATCGGAGGCTCGCCGGTCTAAAGGTCGTGCAATACAACATCCCCGAAGGATGCGTCGCCACATACTATCCTGAAGCGAACGTGCTGATCCCGCTGTGGCATCACGCGGAGCGCAGCAAAGTGCCGGCGGCCAAGTCAGTGCCTGTCAGAATAGCACCTGTCCCGGTTGGCCGACTGATGGGAGAGCCGTCAGGCGCACATTCGATCTGA